The window CGAACTCACCTTGCTTTGCGATAACCGTGGCAGCGTCTGTTTTTTGAATTTGTTTCCGTGGAATAAACCGATATACCGCGAATGAAATGATGATGATAAGAATAAATGAAATAAATAAATGGCGTAGTTTCATTAATGTAGTTCAAAGATTGACAGCGTGAAACCTATTGCAAACATTAAATTCTTGAGCTCGATACGTATCACTGGGTAATCGGAGATTATTTTGAATTTTTCTAATCTACTAATAATTATCTCCAGTCTATCCGCTATTATTTCTATTGTTATCTTTCTCTACCGCCACCACCGCGTCTTCCACCAGGTATACCTGGTGGAGGACCAACCGGTGACCCCGTTGGCATTCCTGTTGGAGCGCTACCCATTTGTGATGGACTCGGTTGTGATTCTAGCTTCTTCGGCAACCCCGGTTCTTTCAACTCTTTCGTTGGATCACGTAAACAGATCGTTTCTCCGCCGTTTAATCCTTTTTCGATAATCACATAATTCCCATCATTTTTCCCAAGGATTACTTCCCGACGAACCGGCACCTTGCTACTCATTACATAGACTACCTTTTTATCTTTATACTCGAACACGGTTTCTAATGGAACCGTAACCACATTTGTGAACCGGTCAATGATAATATCTACTTTCACGGTCATCCCAGGTCGTAAATCATTCGAAGCACCCGATGGTTCAACATCAACAACTACTTCAAACACTTTCACGCCACTCGCTTCTCTCTGCATCCAAAACGGGGCATCACCAGCTCCTTTATCTACCGCTAAGGTTGCAATTCGCGAAACCGTCCCTTTCAAAACCAAATCCGGTAGCGCATCAACATGGATGATTGCTTCTTGCCCATTTTTAATTCGGGAGATATCAACTTCATCAACCTGCACAATCGCAACCATTTTCGATAAATCTGGAATTGTCATGATATTCATTCTTGGCCAGACCTGGTCACCTTCTTGAACTTTCCCGAAAGTACCGCCGCGCCAGTTCGTGCTATACACCACAATCCCATCGCTCGGCGCAGTCAATGTTGCATCTTTCAGTTGGTCTTGATACTGTTGCAACCGCCGTTGCGCTTCAGCAACACTCGCTTTCGCTTGTTGCAAATTGATTTTTGAAGATATTTCACCGGATTTGCGGGTTTCTTCCGCTTTCGCCAGTGCTATTTCCGCATTCTGTACCGCCAATTCTGCGCCAAGCACCGCAAGTTTCGCTTCTTCTAAAGCGGTTTCTGGAGTAAGTTGCGCATCAAATAACCGTTGGGTGCGCGCAAGTTTGGTTCGTGCACTTTCTAATTCCGCTTGGGCGTTTGCTAGTTGCGATTTTGCTGATTTCACGCTCATATCATTTTGATATAAATTTAACCGTTCATTCTCTTCTGTTTTCTGATAATTCGCTTCTTCTGATTTCAGGTTTGCTTCTAAATCTTTAATCTGCTTTTCGATTTCGGTTGTATCTAACCAGACAACTGGATCACCTTTTTTAACCGCTGTTCCTTCAGGAACCATTTTTACAATTTTCCCCTGCGTGTTTGCAGTGATATTAACCGATTTAGCAGCATCAAGTTTACCGACTTCACTAACGACAATTAAAAATTCACCTTTTTTCGCTACCGTTGTAGCAATATTCGTTGGTCTTTTACCATGTTTGTTTAGATAAAAATATACCACCACAATGAGAGCAACTATCCCTACCAGACAGCTAATTAAAATGATTTTCTTCTTCATAGTTTAAGAAAAACGCAGAATTTGATTCATTGGTTTCATGTTTGTAATCTTGCTTGAATCTAATAACCGCGTTGTGCTGCTATTGTTTCAATGTTCAATGTTCGATATTCGAATTTGGTTCTATTTTCATAAATGCGGGTCGGATGCTGTGACCCGGTCGAGGTTCGCAATTGCTCTCAAATAACTAATTAAAGCATTCGTATAACTATTCTGCACCTCGGTATAATTATTCTGTGCACTGACCACATCCAGATATGAAACTAACGCTTCTTCATAACTTAATTTTGCTAAACGTAAACTTTCTTCCGCAGCCGCAACGCTTTTCTCAAGAATCGATAAATTCTCCTGCGCTTCAAGAACACCGAGTATCGCCTGTCTAACTTCGAGCGCGATACTTCTCCGCGTTTCTTCAAACGCAATTTCATCAAGTTTCTGCTGTGCTACCGCTTGTAGATAGCTTTCTTTTAATGAGAATCGGTTCTGCCATAACGGAACTGACCAAGATAATGACGCTGCCCAGCTTGAATTCGATAAACTAAACGCATCACCAAAATCTGTTCCACTATCTGACCGGCTATAACTAGCATCAAAATTTATTTCCGGCAATAACTCCCGTTTCGCAATTTTCAATTTTATTGCATCAAGCGCTAGGGTGAGTTCAGCTGCGCGGTAATCCGTCCGATTCCGATACGCTAGCGCCAGTGAACTATCGAGATTCACTGTTCGCACAACATAGTTTATCGTAGTATCTATGGTTAATGGCGTACCCAACTCTAACCCGAGCAGATTGACAAAATTATCTAACGCACTTTCATAATTCCGTTTCGCACTTACTAACCGCGCTTGAGTTTGCGCTAGCTGAACTTCTGCCCGAATAACATCTATTTTCGCTACCAATCCTTCTTCTTTTTTCGTCTGCGCAGCTTTGAGCAGCCGTTGCGATTCATCAACTGCATCTTCGGCGATTTTGATTGACCGCTGTGCCCCGATTAGACCATAAAACGCAGCGGTTACACTATAGATGAGCGATCGTTTATTACTCTGTAATGTTCGGGAGATAGCAATTTGTTCATCATAGATTTTCCGACCGAGCGCAGTATAATAAGCATTCGTTCCACCGTAACCTTTCAATAATGGTTGCGAGAACGATAACGTTGCGCTCGAACTATATTCGGCATCACCGTTTTGGGAATGGTCAATATCTCCGGTTAAACTAGCGGTACCGCCGGTAATGAAATATTTCGATAACGAAATTCCCGCATTATCTGCCCATACGGTATCTCCGTCGCCGGAAAAACTTTCTTTTCCACTAACCGTTCCTTTTACATCCGTTTTACTTTTCGTAATCCGATAGTTCGATTCGCTGATTTTCAGCTGTTCCCGAGCTGAGCGCATATCTAGGTTGTTATATAACGCTATTTGGATACATTGGTCAAGCGATAAATTCTGATACGAACCGAGTGCTAATGTTGTCGTAGAATCACTTAGCGCAAAAGTGAAAACTGGGGTGATTAAGCTCAATAAAAATAACAAAGAACTAATTTGGTTAACTATGCGTCTCTTCATTGGTTTGAAACTCCCTATTTATTAACAAGACGTAATCTAATGAGATTTGGTTTAACTATTTATTATATACTATTATAGAGTAAAATACGGTATGCCTGTGGAAAATATCAGAATTCGTTTGCAGAACTTCGCTGATTTGATTACAATTATTACCAGCAAAATATAACCGCAGAAACCACAGAGAAAAGAATTTTTTGATGGTAAATATGAAGAATTAATCTCAGTGACCTCTATGTGCTCTGCGGTGGACATAATATGTTGTTTGAGGTAAACAATGATTTTAGGGAAAGTTATTGGCACCGTGGTATCAACGCAGAAAGACCCGAAACTTACCGGAGGGAAACTGCTCATTGTTCAGCAATATGACGTTGAAATGAAACCGATGAATTCGTTTCAGGTTGCGCTGGATTCAGTTGGGGCTGGTGATAATGAAATAGTACTTATTGCTACCGGTAGCTCTGCACGGCTCACGGCAGTTAGTAAAGATAAACCGATTGATGCGGTGATTATGGGTATTGTTGATACTGTCGAATTAAACGGAAAAGTGGTTTATAAAAAGTTCGAGAAATAGAAATCATAAGACTTTAACCGCAGAGACCGCAAAGACCGTAGAGAAAAGAGTTTATTCCGTTAAATAGTTCTCTGTGCCTTCTGCGTTCTGTGCGGTAAAAGATTCCGATTCTATTTCAGATTTCGAGATTCGGATTCAGAATTTGGTGTAATTATGGACATTGGGAAGATTATTGGCGTTATCGTTGCAACACAGAAAGACCCGAGTTTAGCGGGAACGAAAATCTGCATTGTCCAACCGCTAGATGAAAATCGTAATCCGGTTGGAAAACCGATTATTGCTACCGACCATACCGCATCGGTTGGAATGGACGAAACGGTATACTATGTTACTGGCGGCGATGCTGCGGTTGCCCATCCTGACCGGGATATGCCGGTAGATATTGCGATAGTAGGAATCGTAGATTTCATCGATGTTTCCGCTCCAATAGAAAAATCTGGGTAATCATTTCCTATGCATAGACCGATTTGTATCGCGCATCGTGGGTTTTCCGGGATTGCGCCGGAGAATACCTTGATTTCGTTCCAAAAAGCGATTGAATTAAATCCGGATGCATTCGAACTCGATGTGCATTTAAGCAAAGATGGCCAACTGATTGTTATCCATGACGATACAGTTGACCGAACGACTAATGGTAAAGGGAGGGTTAAAGAACTTACTTTATCAGAAATAAAGAAACTGGATGCCGGCTCCTGGTTCGATACAAAATATCAAGGGGAACGAATCCCAACACTCGCTGAAGCACTAGAATTAGCCAAAGATAGAACGATGGTTATGGTTGAGTTGAAAGCAGAAGGTACTGCGGAAAAAGCAGTGCCACTGATTGAACAATTCGATATGGTCGACCAAGTGGTTATCTTTTCATTCCATTCCGAATATATAAAACTCGCGAAACAACTGAACCCGAACTTATCTATTCTCCATTTATTCTGGGTTAATCCGCTGGAGAAAGAAGTTATAGTTCCACATACCATTATCAACCGAACCTTAACCGCATTTGCGAACTGTATCGGAATCAATGGGAACGCGTTAACTCCGAAATTATTACATACTGCGCATCAGCGTGGGCTTGGGGTTATGGTATATACTATCAATGAAGAAAACGATATCAAGAAGATGCTCGATATTGGAGTAGATGCGATTGGTTCCGACCGGATAGACCGATTGCTAAAACTAGCTGGATAATCAGCTTATAAATTCCATTCATTTTGATTTCAAATTCACTTTATCCACCCATGCCAAAATGGCACCGACTGGTGCTTTAATTTTGATTGTAACCGGAGGGAGATATAGGGATATCGGATATCCTATATCTCTCTCTCCACTCTCAATCCAGTTGCACTCTAAATACTAAAAATGCGAAAACTGTGTTTTTGCGCTCCAATTTCGGCTTGGTATATTTTTTTGTC is drawn from bacterium and contains these coding sequences:
- a CDS encoding efflux RND transporter periplasmic adaptor subunit produces the protein MKKKIILISCLVGIVALIVVVYFYLNKHGKRPTNIATTVAKKGEFLIVVSEVGKLDAAKSVNITANTQGKIVKMVPEGTAVKKGDPVVWLDTTEIEKQIKDLEANLKSEEANYQKTEENERLNLYQNDMSVKSAKSQLANAQAELESARTKLARTQRLFDAQLTPETALEEAKLAVLGAELAVQNAEIALAKAEETRKSGEISSKINLQQAKASVAEAQRRLQQYQDQLKDATLTAPSDGIVVYSTNWRGGTFGKVQEGDQVWPRMNIMTIPDLSKMVAIVQVDEVDISRIKNGQEAIIHVDALPDLVLKGTVSRIATLAVDKGAGDAPFWMQREASGVKVFEVVVDVEPSGASNDLRPGMTVKVDIIIDRFTNVVTVPLETVFEYKDKKVVYVMSSKVPVRREVILGKNDGNYVIIEKGLNGGETICLRDPTKELKEPGLPKKLESQPSPSQMGSAPTGMPTGSPVGPPPGIPGGRRGGGGRER
- a CDS encoding TolC family protein, with product MKRRIVNQISSLLFLLSLITPVFTFALSDSTTTLALGSYQNLSLDQCIQIALYNNLDMRSAREQLKISESNYRITKSKTDVKGTVSGKESFSGDGDTVWADNAGISLSKYFITGGTASLTGDIDHSQNGDAEYSSSATLSFSQPLLKGYGGTNAYYTALGRKIYDEQIAISRTLQSNKRSLIYSVTAAFYGLIGAQRSIKIAEDAVDESQRLLKAAQTKKEEGLVAKIDVIRAEVQLAQTQARLVSAKRNYESALDNFVNLLGLELGTPLTIDTTINYVVRTVNLDSSLALAYRNRTDYRAAELTLALDAIKLKIAKRELLPEINFDASYSRSDSGTDFGDAFSLSNSSWAASLSWSVPLWQNRFSLKESYLQAVAQQKLDEIAFEETRRSIALEVRQAILGVLEAQENLSILEKSVAAAEESLRLAKLSYEEALVSYLDVVSAQNNYTEVQNSYTNALISYLRAIANLDRVTASDPHL
- a CDS encoding EutN/CcmL family microcompartment protein, with the protein product MILGKVIGTVVSTQKDPKLTGGKLLIVQQYDVEMKPMNSFQVALDSVGAGDNEIVLIATGSSARLTAVSKDKPIDAVIMGIVDTVELNGKVVYKKFEK
- a CDS encoding EutN/CcmL family microcompartment protein — its product is MDIGKIIGVIVATQKDPSLAGTKICIVQPLDENRNPVGKPIIATDHTASVGMDETVYYVTGGDAAVAHPDRDMPVDIAIVGIVDFIDVSAPIEKSG
- a CDS encoding glycerophosphodiester phosphodiesterase family protein, with protein sequence MHRPICIAHRGFSGIAPENTLISFQKAIELNPDAFELDVHLSKDGQLIVIHDDTVDRTTNGKGRVKELTLSEIKKLDAGSWFDTKYQGERIPTLAEALELAKDRTMVMVELKAEGTAEKAVPLIEQFDMVDQVVIFSFHSEYIKLAKQLNPNLSILHLFWVNPLEKEVIVPHTIINRTLTAFANCIGINGNALTPKLLHTAHQRGLGVMVYTINEENDIKKMLDIGVDAIGSDRIDRLLKLAG